In Oryzias latipes chromosome 15, ASM223467v1, the following proteins share a genomic window:
- the LOC101163599 gene encoding uncharacterized protein LOC101163599 has protein sequence MRPCLPGKSSGRWRTEWCVSVVKSLSSNHALKPLIPTFCLVVVLIYGLADRLRNFVAGIFIPQYHFPYPVALSFAQVLVSLLFLNLLHALNLVALKPYSRSLGERLLLPAICNSAQAVLTMWAKASSSSASLFLVTVPLLPLVTLALSFTLQLRSPPSIHSSVLISILSGMVMVITASKGLQAIEPLEYIYAPLALILHSISLIGLTKVSEAERHRHPDTQASAFDIYHTQMVNQSWLLGFLWLLHPDNPWQVVSQSSWHSLLFHGYLLAIILLGMVLNFTVGMSALCVSPLAAALLYSTRQIVQPLLQLL, from the exons atgAGACCATGTCTTCCTGGGAAAAG CTCAGGCAGATGGAGGACAGAGTGGTGCGTTTCAGTGGTCAAGAGCTTGTCTTCAAACCATGCGCTCAAGCCCCTGATTCCCACCTTCTGCCTGGTGGTTGTGCTGATCTATGGCCTGGCTGACCGACTAAGAAACTTTGTTGCGGGCATCTTTATCCCACAGTACCACTTTCCATATCCTGTAGCTCTCTCCTTTGCGCAG GTTCTGGTTTCTCTCTTATTCCTGAACCTCCTCCATGCTCTGAACCTTGTGGCTCTCAAACCTTACTCCAGGTCGCTGGGTGAGCGGCTGCTGCTTCCTGCCATCTGCAACAGCGCTCAGGCTGTGCTGACCATGTGGGCCAAAGCCAGCAGCTCCAGTGCCAGCCTCTTCCTTGTAACAGTTCCTCTCCTGCCCTTAGTGACTCTGGCTCTTAGTTTCACCCTGCAGTTGAGGTCTCCACCATCAATCCACTCCTCTGTTCTGATCTCCATCCTGAGTGGGATGGTTATGGTCATCACAG CATCCAAAGGTCTTCAAGCCATTGAGCCTCTGGAGTACATCTATGCGCCTCTGGCTTTGATCCTTCACAGTATCTCTCTTATTGGCTTGACTAAAGTTTCCGAAGCGGAGCGCCATCGCCATCCGGATACCCAAGCCTCTGCTTTTGACATCTACCACACCCAGATGGTCAACCAGAGCTGGCTGCTGGGTTTCCTGTGGCTGCTGCACCCGGACAACCCCTGGCAGGTGGTGAGCCAGAGCAGCTGGCACAGCCTGCTCTTCCACGGATATCTGCTGGCCATCATCCTGCTGGGAATGGTGCTCAACTTCACGGTCGGCATGTCCGCTCTGTGCGTTTCGCCACTTGCTGCAGCACTACTTTACTCAACCCGGCAAATCGTCCAACCACTGTTACAGCTTTTGTAG